From one Agathobaculum sp. NTUH-O15-33 genomic stretch:
- the hisZ gene encoding ATP phosphoribosyltransferase regulatory subunit: MNRFSISTPEGTRDLLFASCKALRQTEAAIRTALETQGFSEIITPAVEYFDVFHAANPELDQENMLKIIDRSGRICVARPDNTTPIARVAATRLSDTALPVKLYYSQKVFRSVSGDHGHKGEFLQIGAELIGADGLEADRDILSAAFGALRQAGADSFRIELGHAEIYKALIEALGVDGQTAESIRRLIENKSFAALGDALEPYADRSAARALRAMPQLFGGIEVLDEVETLTGNVRVLGAVSYLRRLYAALEKVGCGDRVMIDLGLVHEMDYYTGVMFRGYIGGAGAAILSGGRYNALCAKFGRDLPAGGFGIDVESVADSLLSGAKPEAAERRGTVRIALTKGRLEKKTLALLGNAGYDISELEAGSRKLIFALPDKGVEIVLAKAADVITYVEHGVCDMGVVGKDTIMEKGGSFYEMVDLGFGKCRFALATKKGKDAYGGYKTPVIATKYPNVTKAFFSRKNMDVETIKIEGSVELAPLLELADAIVDIVETGTTLKENGLEVIEDVAPVSARVIVNLASAKMKKAAIQTVIKDLDN; this comes from the coding sequence ATGAACCGTTTTAGCATTTCCACGCCTGAGGGCACGAGAGACCTGCTCTTTGCTTCGTGCAAGGCGCTGCGTCAGACAGAGGCCGCCATCCGCACAGCGCTTGAAACACAGGGCTTCAGCGAGATTATTACGCCGGCGGTAGAGTATTTCGATGTGTTCCACGCGGCCAACCCGGAACTCGATCAGGAAAACATGCTGAAGATCATCGACCGGTCGGGCCGCATCTGCGTCGCCCGTCCGGACAATACGACTCCGATCGCCCGCGTCGCGGCGACGCGTCTGAGCGATACGGCGCTGCCCGTCAAGCTGTATTACAGCCAAAAGGTATTCCGTTCGGTCAGCGGCGATCACGGACATAAGGGCGAATTCTTGCAGATCGGCGCGGAGCTGATCGGCGCGGACGGTCTGGAAGCCGACCGCGATATTCTCTCCGCCGCGTTTGGGGCGCTGCGGCAGGCGGGCGCGGACAGCTTCCGCATCGAGCTGGGCCACGCGGAAATCTACAAGGCGCTGATCGAAGCGCTGGGCGTGGACGGACAGACGGCGGAATCCATTCGCCGCCTGATCGAGAACAAATCCTTTGCCGCCCTTGGCGACGCGCTGGAGCCTTACGCCGACCGCTCGGCCGCGCGCGCGCTGCGCGCCATGCCGCAGCTTTTCGGCGGTATCGAGGTGCTGGACGAGGTGGAAACGCTTACCGGCAACGTGCGCGTGCTGGGCGCGGTTTCCTACTTGCGCCGCCTGTATGCCGCGCTGGAAAAAGTGGGCTGCGGCGATCGGGTTATGATCGATCTCGGGCTGGTGCACGAAATGGATTACTACACCGGCGTGATGTTCCGCGGCTATATCGGCGGTGCGGGCGCCGCCATCCTTTCCGGCGGGCGCTATAACGCGCTGTGCGCGAAGTTTGGGCGCGATCTGCCCGCGGGCGGCTTCGGCATCGATGTGGAAAGCGTGGCGGACAGCCTGCTTTCCGGCGCCAAGCCCGAAGCGGCCGAGCGCCGCGGCACCGTGCGCATCGCGCTGACCAAGGGCCGCTTGGAAAAGAAAACGCTTGCGCTGCTGGGTAACGCGGGCTATGATATATCCGAACTGGAAGCGGGCTCGCGCAAGCTGATCTTCGCGCTGCCCGATAAGGGCGTGGAGATCGTGCTCGCCAAGGCGGCGGATGTGATCACCTACGTTGAGCACGGCGTGTGCGACATGGGCGTGGTCGGCAAGGATACGATCATGGAAAAGGGCGGCAGCTTTTACGAAATGGTCGATCTGGGCTTTGGCAAATGCCGCTTCGCGTTGGCCACCAAGAAGGGCAAGGACGCTTACGGCGGCTATAAGACCCCGGTCATCGCGACGAAGTACCCGAATGTGACCAAGGCGTTTTTCAGCCGCAAGAACATGGATGTGGAGACCATTAAGATCGAGGGCTCGGTCGAGCTAGCGCCGCTTTTAGAGCTGGCGGACGCGATCGTCGACATCGTGGAGACCGGCACGACGCTAAAGGAGAACGGCCTCGAGGTCATCGAGGACGTGGCGCCCGTTTCCGCGCGCGTCATCGTAAACCTCGCTTCCGCCAAAATGAAAAAGGCGGCTATTCAAACGGTGATAAAGGACCTTGATAATTAG
- the hisD gene encoding histidinol dehydrogenase, which yields MFLKTVLADGTAEHAVLREMKARAAGARGDIEQTVRAIMDDVQARGFDAVCEYAEKFDKQKPYLVGRELLERAYDSCEPGLIAALEKAAANIRDYHEQMLAKSWQWQRAPGETLGQTVRGLSRVGLYVPGGTAAYPSSVLMNAIPAKVAGVGELIMVTPPTENMSKEVLAAAKIAGVDTVIAVGGVQAVAALTFGAGFIPQVDKIVGPGNAFVAAAKKLAYGTVDIDMIAGPSEVLVIADHTADPTYVAADLLSQAEHDRLASAVLLTDSMAQAQAISCEMERQGKQMPRWDIIRESVQNYGCAIVFEELADACRVADQVAPEHLEIVTAEPREWLPYLHNAGAIFLGGYAPEPLGDYMAGPCHVLPTSGTARFFSPLSTDTFLKKTSVIEYTRDALAGYANDIIALAEAEHLNAHANSIAVRFQEETEDAES from the coding sequence GTGTTTTTAAAAACAGTCCTCGCGGACGGGACGGCTGAGCATGCTGTTCTGCGCGAGATGAAGGCGCGCGCCGCGGGCGCGCGCGGCGATATCGAACAGACCGTGCGCGCGATCATGGACGACGTGCAGGCGCGCGGCTTTGACGCGGTTTGTGAATACGCGGAAAAATTCGATAAGCAAAAGCCCTATCTCGTCGGGCGGGAGCTGCTTGAGCGAGCGTATGACAGCTGCGAGCCGGGGCTGATCGCGGCGCTGGAAAAGGCGGCGGCCAATATCCGCGATTATCACGAGCAAATGCTGGCGAAAAGCTGGCAGTGGCAGCGCGCGCCGGGTGAAACGCTGGGGCAGACCGTGCGCGGTCTTTCCCGCGTCGGCCTGTATGTGCCGGGCGGCACGGCGGCCTATCCGTCCTCGGTGCTGATGAACGCCATTCCCGCCAAGGTCGCGGGGGTAGGGGAGCTCATCATGGTCACCCCGCCGACGGAGAATATGTCGAAGGAAGTGCTCGCCGCGGCCAAGATCGCGGGCGTCGACACCGTGATCGCGGTGGGCGGCGTGCAGGCCGTCGCGGCGCTTACCTTTGGGGCGGGCTTTATCCCGCAGGTGGATAAGATCGTCGGCCCGGGCAACGCCTTTGTCGCGGCGGCGAAAAAGCTGGCTTACGGCACGGTGGATATCGATATGATCGCCGGACCGTCCGAGGTGCTGGTTATCGCCGACCACACGGCCGACCCGACGTATGTCGCGGCCGACCTGCTTTCTCAGGCCGAGCACGATCGGTTGGCTTCGGCCGTGCTGCTGACCGATTCGATGGCGCAGGCGCAAGCCATTTCGTGCGAGATGGAGCGGCAGGGCAAGCAAATGCCGCGCTGGGATATCATCCGTGAAAGCGTTCAAAACTACGGCTGCGCGATCGTATTCGAGGAGCTGGCGGATGCTTGCCGCGTGGCCGATCAGGTCGCGCCCGAGCATCTGGAGATCGTCACCGCCGAGCCGCGCGAGTGGCTGCCTTATCTGCACAACGCGGGCGCGATCTTTCTGGGCGGGTACGCGCCCGAGCCGCTTGGCGACTATATGGCGGGCCCGTGCCACGTGCTGCCCACCTCAGGTACGGCGCGGTTTTTCTCGCCGCTGTCGACCGATACCTTTCTTAAAAAGACCAGCGTGATCGAATACACGCGGGACGCGCTCGCGGGCTATGCAAACGATATTATCGCCTTGGCAGAGGCCGAGCATTTAAACGCGCACGCAAACTCCATCGCCGTGCGCTTTCAGGAGGAAACGGAAGATGCGGAAAGCTGA
- the hisB gene encoding imidazoleglycerol-phosphate dehydratase HisB, which translates to MRKAEITRKTKETDIALTLDLDGSERQIDTGIGFFDHMLCSFAVHSGFGLTLRCKGDLEVDGHHTVEDCGIALGQALSKCLGDKAGIARFGQAFVPMDEALGFCALDISGRPYLVFDAPMPQPMCGSYDTCLTVEFMRALSMNAGLTLHLKAEYGDNAHHITEALFKALARALKQAVTQTGGGVLSAKGVL; encoded by the coding sequence ATGCGGAAAGCTGAGATCACGCGGAAAACCAAAGAGACCGATATCGCGCTGACGCTCGATCTGGACGGCAGTGAGCGGCAGATCGACACCGGCATCGGCTTTTTTGATCATATGCTGTGTTCCTTCGCCGTGCATTCCGGTTTTGGCCTGACGCTTCGCTGCAAGGGCGATCTGGAGGTGGACGGACACCACACGGTGGAGGATTGCGGCATCGCGCTCGGTCAGGCGCTGAGTAAATGTCTGGGCGACAAGGCGGGCATCGCGCGGTTTGGTCAGGCGTTTGTACCCATGGACGAAGCGCTTGGCTTTTGCGCGCTCGATATTTCGGGGCGGCCCTATTTGGTATTCGACGCGCCCATGCCCCAGCCGATGTGCGGGAGCTACGATACCTGTTTGACGGTGGAGTTCATGCGCGCGCTGTCCATGAACGCCGGACTGACGCTGCATTTAAAAGCTGAATACGGTGATAACGCGCACCATATTACGGAAGCGCTCTTCAAGGCGCTGGCCCGTGCGCTGAAGCAGGCCGTGACCCAAACCGGCGGCGGCGTGCTTTCCGCCAAGGGGGTACTTTGA
- the hisH gene encoding imidazole glycerol phosphate synthase subunit HisH — MSYIGIVDYGAGNLMSVHNSLDYLGYENKIADTAADLENAAALILPGVGAFPDAMAALTASGLTDAVKKAAGEKPFLGICLGMQMLFEESDEVRPCTGLGLLPGRIERIETAYKLPQIGWNTLRVLRPNAMTAGIQDGDCVYFVHSFMAKPADAADLACVTDYGAEVPAMVARGNVFGCQFHPEKSGEVGLRMLQNFAKLTEVGK, encoded by the coding sequence ATGAGCTATATTGGGATAGTGGATTACGGCGCGGGAAACCTGATGAGCGTACATAATTCGCTGGATTATCTGGGATATGAAAATAAAATCGCGGACACTGCGGCGGATCTCGAAAACGCCGCCGCCCTCATCCTGCCCGGCGTGGGCGCGTTTCCGGACGCCATGGCGGCGCTTACCGCATCGGGGCTGACGGACGCGGTGAAAAAGGCGGCGGGGGAAAAACCGTTTCTCGGCATTTGCCTTGGCATGCAAATGCTGTTTGAAGAGTCCGACGAGGTGCGCCCGTGCACGGGGCTGGGCCTGCTGCCCGGCCGTATTGAGCGCATCGAGACTGCGTATAAGCTGCCGCAGATCGGCTGGAACACGCTGCGTGTTTTGCGGCCCAACGCGATGACCGCGGGCATACAGGACGGCGACTGCGTGTACTTCGTGCACAGTTTTATGGCAAAACCCGCCGATGCGGCGGATCTTGCCTGTGTGACCGATTACGGCGCCGAGGTACCCGCCATGGTGGCGCGCGGCAATGTGTTCGGCTGCCAGTTTCACCCGGAAAAAAGCGGGGAAGTCGGTTTGCGGATGCTTCAAAACTTTGCGAAACTCACGGAGGTGGGGAAATGA
- the hisA gene encoding 1-(5-phosphoribosyl)-5-[(5-phosphoribosylamino)methylideneamino]imidazole-4-carboxamide isomerase produces the protein MRILPAIDLKNGQCVRLQKGDYDTAHKVAEDAVETARSFLAAGASLIHMVDLDGAKDGSQRNYDVVRRVLRDAGAAVELGGGIRTMEDVDVVLALGVSRVVIGSAAIKNPPFVREAVRKYGDKIAVGIDARGGTVRTEGWVRDSGVDYISFAKRMEQYGVQTIIFTDIEKDGMLEGPSFDQLAALRQAVSCGIVASGGVSTIEDIKKLKALGIDEAIAGKAVYAGTLDLAAAIAAAK, from the coding sequence ATGAGAATTTTACCGGCGATCGATTTAAAAAACGGTCAATGCGTGCGCCTGCAAAAGGGCGATTATGACACGGCCCACAAGGTGGCGGAGGACGCGGTGGAGACCGCGCGCAGCTTTTTGGCGGCGGGCGCATCGCTCATCCATATGGTTGATCTGGACGGAGCCAAGGACGGCTCCCAGCGCAATTACGACGTGGTGCGCCGCGTGCTGCGCGACGCGGGCGCGGCGGTAGAGCTGGGCGGCGGCATCCGCACGATGGAGGATGTCGATGTTGTGCTGGCGCTCGGCGTGTCCCGCGTGGTGATCGGTTCGGCGGCAATCAAAAACCCGCCGTTCGTCCGCGAAGCGGTGCGCAAATATGGGGATAAGATCGCCGTTGGCATCGACGCGCGGGGCGGCACGGTCCGCACCGAGGGCTGGGTGCGCGATTCCGGCGTGGATTATATCTCCTTTGCCAAACGCATGGAGCAGTACGGCGTTCAGACCATTATTTTTACCGATATTGAAAAAGACGGCATGCTGGAAGGCCCTAGCTTTGACCAGCTTGCCGCGCTGCGGCAAGCTGTTTCGTGCGGGATCGTCGCGTCCGGCGGCGTATCTACGATCGAGGATATCAAGAAACTCAAGGCCCTCGGCATCGATGAAGCGATCGCGGGCAAAGCGGTCTACGCGGGCACGCTTGATCTTGCGGCGGCCATCGCCGCCGCAAAATAG
- the hisF gene encoding imidazole glycerol phosphate synthase subunit HisF — protein sequence MLAKRIIPCLDVKDGRVVKGVNFVGLRDAGDPVELAKFYSREGADEIVFLDITATSDGRDTIADVVRRTCREVFVPVTVGGGIRTVDDFKEILRAGADKISVNSAAVKNPALVGEAAEKYGSQCVVVAIDGRRTGKTPSGFEVYVAGGRTSTGVDAVAWAKEVYERGAGEILLTSMDKDGTKSGFDLELTRAVVDVVGIPVIASGGCGSLDHFSEVFEETACDAALAASLFHYGELTVGQVKRHLNEKNIPVRL from the coding sequence ATGCTTGCCAAACGCATCATCCCTTGTTTGGATGTAAAGGATGGGCGGGTCGTTAAGGGCGTAAACTTCGTGGGCTTGCGCGACGCGGGCGACCCGGTCGAACTGGCGAAGTTTTATTCGCGCGAGGGCGCGGACGAGATCGTGTTTCTCGATATCACGGCCACCTCGGATGGACGCGATACGATCGCGGACGTGGTGCGCCGCACCTGCCGCGAGGTGTTCGTGCCCGTTACCGTGGGCGGCGGCATCCGCACGGTGGACGATTTTAAAGAAATCCTGCGCGCGGGCGCGGATAAAATATCGGTCAATTCGGCGGCGGTCAAAAACCCCGCGCTGGTGGGCGAAGCTGCTGAAAAGTACGGCAGCCAGTGCGTCGTTGTAGCGATCGACGGCCGTCGAACGGGCAAAACGCCCTCCGGGTTTGAAGTATATGTCGCGGGCGGGCGTACGTCCACCGGCGTGGACGCGGTCGCGTGGGCCAAAGAGGTGTACGAGCGCGGCGCGGGCGAGATACTGCTCACTTCCATGGATAAGGATGGTACCAAATCCGGCTTTGATCTGGAACTGACCCGCGCGGTTGTGGATGTGGTCGGTATCCCGGTGATCGCTTCGGGCGGCTGCGGCAGTCTCGATCATTTTTCCGAGGTGTTTGAAGAGACCGCGTGCGACGCGGCGCTTGCCGCCAGCCTATTTCACTATGGCGAGCTGACGGTCGGGCAGGTCAAGCGGCATTTAAACGAAAAGAATATCCCGGTGAGGTTGTAA
- the hisI gene encoding phosphoribosyl-AMP cyclohydrolase gives MELSKFFIKAELIPVICQDERNGEVLMLGYANEEALRRTMESGTAWFFSRSRQKLWNKGETSGNFIYVTKILSDCDDDTLIYIGTPKGPVCHTGNRTCFYTTLWEKNN, from the coding sequence ATGGAACTATCGAAATTTTTTATCAAGGCCGAGCTCATTCCGGTCATTTGTCAGGATGAACGGAACGGCGAGGTGCTCATGCTGGGCTACGCCAACGAGGAAGCGCTGCGCCGGACAATGGAGAGCGGCACCGCCTGGTTCTTTTCGCGTTCGCGCCAAAAGCTTTGGAACAAGGGTGAGACGTCGGGCAATTTTATTTATGTAACAAAAATCCTGTCCGACTGCGACGACGATACCCTGATCTACATAGGTACGCCCAAGGGGCCGGTCTGCCACACGGGAAACCGCACCTGCTTTTATACCACGCTGTGGGAGAAAAATAATTAG
- the hisE gene encoding phosphoribosyl-ATP diphosphatase produces the protein MNSFEQMEAVIGQRRAEPQEGSYTCYLFEKGLDKMLKKVGEECAETIIAAKNGDKEELVGEINDVFYHMMVMMNECGVSLAEVCAEMDKRAEKIGNLKQFHVSDHNS, from the coding sequence TTGAATTCATTTGAACAAATGGAGGCCGTGATCGGGCAGCGCAGGGCCGAACCGCAGGAAGGTTCGTATACCTGTTACCTGTTCGAGAAGGGCCTAGATAAAATGCTGAAAAAGGTCGGCGAGGAATGCGCCGAAACCATCATCGCCGCAAAAAACGGCGATAAAGAGGAGCTGGTAGGCGAAATTAACGACGTGTTCTATCACATGATGGTGATGATGAACGAGTGCGGCGTTTCACTTGCCGAGGTCTGCGCGGAGATGGATAAGCGCGCGGAAAAAATCGGCAACCTAAAGCAGTTCCACGTGTCCGACCATAATTCTTGA
- a CDS encoding pyridoxamine 5'-phosphate oxidase family protein has product MRRKDREVTGRENIEAILKACKVCRIAMIAEGKPYVIPMNFGYEWDNNGLTLYFHSGLKGKKIDAMRADPHVCFEMDIEDGVIEGGDVACQYSYAFSSIIGEGCVQFAENNEQKRHGFDIIMQQLTGREGWTYSDAHLSVAEVFMVRADSLEASRKTPRN; this is encoded by the coding sequence ATGCGAAGAAAAGATAGAGAAGTCACAGGCCGTGAAAATATCGAGGCGATCTTAAAAGCCTGCAAGGTGTGCCGCATTGCCATGATCGCGGAGGGCAAGCCTTACGTGATTCCCATGAACTTTGGCTATGAGTGGGATAATAATGGGCTGACCCTGTATTTCCACAGCGGTTTAAAGGGCAAAAAGATCGACGCGATGCGCGCCGACCCGCACGTTTGCTTTGAGATGGATATCGAGGACGGTGTGATAGAAGGCGGCGACGTGGCCTGCCAGTATAGCTATGCGTTTTCGTCCATCATTGGCGAGGGATGCGTACAGTTTGCGGAAAATAACGAACAGAAACGCCACGGGTTCGATATCATCATGCAGCAGCTGACCGGCCGCGAGGGCTGGACCTATTCGGACGCCCACCTTTCGGTAGCCGAGGTGTTCATGGTCCGCGCGGATTCCTTGGAAGCTTCGCGCAAAACGCCGCGTAATTGA
- a CDS encoding alpha-amylase: MQNQTMLQGFEWYLPENGCLWSRWEKQAPNIAALGITDIWLPPAYKGANGAADVGYGVYDLFDLGEFDQKGTVRTKYGTRERYLAAVRTLQQAGVRVWADIVMNHKMGADELEHVRATPDASDNREKAVGDEREIAAWTKFTFPGRAGKYSGFQWNWTHFNGTDWDDGAKTGGIYLFEGKRWDEQVDPEHGNFDYLMGADLALTNHDVVEELKRWGCWYLDTVHPDGLRLDAVKHMQRDFYTDWLGEMRRHAGRELPAVGEYWSPEVERLLGYLEGGAGMRLFDVPLHFHLFDISGANGNYDLSKLLDGTLVQAAPDQAVTFVDNHDTQPGQALQTFIQPWFKAPAYALILLRGQGLPCVFYGDLYGVPHDGIAPVAGLKRLLWVRANLAYGELHDYFDDANVVGFTREGDAEHPDSGLAMLLSDSTGGEKRMYVGSRLVGKTLVDALGKCTTPVTVDGEGNVTASAPAGGAAVWVTREAFDRMFMEES; encoded by the coding sequence ATGCAGAACCAAACCATGTTACAGGGCTTTGAATGGTACTTGCCCGAAAACGGATGCCTTTGGAGCCGCTGGGAGAAGCAGGCCCCAAATATCGCCGCGCTCGGTATCACCGATATTTGGCTGCCGCCCGCCTATAAGGGTGCGAACGGCGCGGCCGACGTGGGCTACGGCGTTTACGATCTGTTCGATCTGGGTGAATTTGATCAAAAGGGCACCGTGCGGACGAAATACGGCACGCGGGAAAGATACCTTGCCGCTGTGCGTACCTTGCAGCAGGCTGGCGTGCGCGTATGGGCGGATATCGTGATGAACCATAAAATGGGCGCGGATGAGTTGGAGCACGTGCGCGCCACGCCGGATGCTTCCGATAACCGGGAAAAGGCCGTGGGAGATGAGCGCGAGATCGCCGCGTGGACGAAATTCACCTTTCCGGGGCGCGCGGGCAAATATTCGGGCTTTCAGTGGAACTGGACGCATTTCAACGGCACCGATTGGGACGATGGCGCGAAAACGGGCGGCATTTATCTGTTTGAAGGCAAGCGGTGGGATGAACAGGTCGACCCCGAGCACGGCAATTTCGATTATCTTATGGGAGCCGATCTGGCGCTGACCAACCACGATGTGGTGGAAGAACTGAAGCGCTGGGGCTGCTGGTATCTGGATACGGTTCATCCGGATGGTTTGCGGCTGGACGCGGTAAAGCATATGCAGCGCGATTTTTACACGGATTGGCTGGGCGAGATGCGGCGGCATGCCGGGCGCGAGCTGCCCGCCGTCGGCGAGTATTGGAGCCCGGAGGTTGAGCGGCTCTTAGGCTATCTGGAGGGCGGCGCGGGCATGCGTCTGTTCGACGTACCGCTGCACTTCCATCTGTTCGACATATCCGGGGCAAACGGTAACTACGATTTATCGAAGCTGTTGGATGGCACGCTTGTGCAGGCCGCGCCCGATCAGGCGGTCACCTTTGTCGACAACCACGATACCCAACCCGGGCAGGCGCTGCAAACCTTTATTCAGCCATGGTTCAAAGCGCCCGCTTATGCGCTGATTTTACTGCGCGGGCAGGGGTTGCCATGCGTGTTCTATGGCGACCTGTACGGCGTGCCGCATGACGGGATCGCGCCCGTGGCCGGGTTGAAACGTCTATTATGGGTACGCGCCAATTTGGCCTATGGTGAATTGCACGATTATTTTGACGATGCAAACGTCGTCGGTTTCACACGCGAGGGGGATGCGGAGCACCCGGATTCCGGCCTTGCCATGCTGCTTTCGGATTCGACCGGCGGCGAAAAACGGATGTATGTCGGCAGCCGCCTTGTCGGTAAAACGCTGGTAGACGCGCTGGGTAAATGCACCACGCCCGTTACCGTTGATGGGGAGGGGAACGTGACCGCCTCCGCTCCCGCCGGCGGCGCCGCCGTCTGGGTCACGCGCGAAGCGTTTGACCGGATGTTTATGGAGGAAAGCTGA
- a CDS encoding VanZ family protein → MEKRYKIAQGLFIVYLVLLVWLILLKLQFSFTALLGARHVNFIPFYYTEQAGSSFHISEVMNNLLVFAPFGIFLGILKNDTRFLHKIIGIAIFSLALETAQFAFAIGRADITDVISNTLGGMLGILLYAILLKIFKNKKKLDGVLTTLAGIFTFLVIGLFAVVIVANWNAE, encoded by the coding sequence ATGGAGAAGCGATATAAAATTGCGCAAGGGTTATTTATTGTTTATTTGGTCCTGCTGGTCTGGCTGATCTTATTGAAGCTGCAATTTTCATTTACAGCCTTACTAGGTGCACGTCACGTTAACTTTATTCCCTTTTATTATACGGAGCAAGCCGGTAGCAGCTTTCACATCAGCGAAGTTATGAATAATTTATTGGTTTTCGCTCCATTTGGCATTTTTCTAGGTATACTGAAAAACGATACGCGGTTTCTTCATAAGATAATAGGTATTGCAATTTTCAGCCTTGCGCTTGAAACCGCGCAGTTTGCTTTTGCAATCGGCAGAGCAGATATTACAGATGTTATATCCAATACCCTAGGCGGCATGTTAGGCATTTTACTGTATGCAATCTTGCTTAAAATCTTTAAAAACAAGAAGAAATTAGACGGAGTTCTTACCACGTTGGCCGGTATTTTTACGTTTTTGGTGATTGGGCTATTCGCGGTAGTTATAGTCGCTAATTGGAATGCCGAATAA